One stretch of Leptospira bourretii DNA includes these proteins:
- a CDS encoding YqjF family protein has protein sequence MKEEIKDIISYKKHRSWEMPNKNWFWYQEWNDVLFLHYQIQEKDLMKLVPDFLELDSFEGSYFVSVVAFTMNQIQIRNTFPVPYFSNFHEVNLRTYVKNKNKPGVYFLSIEAEKLIPAVMAKLLSGLPYEHSKIARSSNFYYLNGKRSQIKIDFTVGNKNENLKGIDLWLTERYCLYKDNSKNQNPLEIHHKPWELYHCELKNLEIKYQKFNDYLDFNQPSLFHYSPGVKVIAWNQN, from the coding sequence ATGAAAGAAGAAATCAAAGATATCATATCATACAAAAAACACAGGTCTTGGGAAATGCCAAATAAGAATTGGTTTTGGTATCAGGAATGGAATGATGTTCTATTTTTACATTACCAAATTCAAGAGAAAGATTTGATGAAATTGGTTCCCGATTTTTTAGAATTGGATTCTTTTGAAGGATCTTACTTTGTATCCGTTGTAGCATTCACAATGAATCAAATTCAAATTAGAAATACATTTCCCGTTCCGTATTTTTCAAATTTTCATGAAGTGAATTTAAGAACATATGTAAAAAATAAAAACAAACCAGGTGTCTATTTTTTAAGTATTGAAGCGGAAAAATTGATTCCTGCAGTTATGGCAAAGCTTTTATCTGGTTTGCCTTATGAACATTCTAAAATAGCAAGATCGTCTAACTTTTATTATTTGAATGGAAAAAGAAGTCAAATAAAAATTGATTTTACGGTTGGAAATAAAAATGAAAATTTGAAAGGTATTGATTTATGGTTAACGGAAAGATATTGTTTATACAAAGATAATTCTAAAAATCAAAATCCATTAGAGATTCATCATAAACCTTGGGAATTATATCATTGCGAGTTAAAAAATTTAGAAATAAAGTATCAGAAGTTTAATGACTACCTAGACTTCAATCAACCTTCTTTATTCCATTATTCTCCAGGCGTAAAAGTAATAGCATGGAACCAAAACTAG
- the mreC gene encoding rod shape-determining protein MreC, whose protein sequence is MKWNRINQNDELFSLLFVFLFSFTSLIWNGNFMVRGIASFQGVGDFFSGSFDSFGSLIKSSYNKLESFERVREERDSCLNVMEEYRQLSKDVERLKAENAILRQELNFPLHLDYPSVRAEVLSVRLNAIYRTIIINKGSEEGIKPYMPVVARSLDEKGKFTEALVGKIIAVSKGSAVIQPIINSNFSMGVAIPGTNLWASLNGNSGRGTDVLLDYIDSGIVIDPKAIGNFPMGPNPPPTSAGTMFTEGFSKIGKAVFSSGGSGVFPPGIPVGTIIEEGPRNGSFKTAILRPFVEFDKLLHVIVLKKQPEKWREEWPAEKTIQIDGPYFGEIDFPKEKDYNKKGKEPEKRQGNFPSTFGTPQYTKPSVNTTVPDSTPSTPSAPSTQEGPKEVAP, encoded by the coding sequence ATGAAGTGGAATCGCATCAACCAAAATGACGAATTGTTTTCCCTACTCTTCGTATTCCTGTTTTCCTTTACTTCCCTAATTTGGAACGGCAACTTCATGGTAAGAGGGATTGCCAGCTTTCAGGGTGTAGGCGACTTTTTTTCTGGGTCCTTTGATTCCTTTGGATCCTTAATCAAAAGTAGTTATAACAAACTCGAGTCCTTCGAACGTGTCCGAGAAGAGCGCGATTCTTGTTTGAACGTCATGGAAGAATACCGCCAACTTTCCAAAGATGTAGAAAGATTGAAGGCAGAAAATGCCATCCTCAGACAAGAGTTAAACTTTCCTCTTCATTTAGATTACCCTTCCGTAAGAGCAGAAGTACTTAGTGTTCGTTTGAATGCAATTTACAGAACCATCATCATCAACAAAGGATCGGAAGAAGGAATCAAACCGTATATGCCAGTTGTGGCTCGTTCCCTCGACGAAAAAGGGAAATTCACAGAAGCCCTCGTTGGTAAAATCATAGCCGTTTCCAAAGGATCTGCGGTCATCCAACCCATCATCAATTCCAATTTTTCTATGGGAGTTGCCATTCCAGGAACCAACCTTTGGGCATCACTTAACGGTAACAGTGGTCGCGGAACAGATGTTTTGTTAGACTATATTGATTCCGGAATTGTGATCGATCCAAAAGCCATCGGCAATTTTCCAATGGGTCCTAACCCTCCACCTACTTCAGCAGGTACAATGTTTACGGAAGGATTTAGTAAAATTGGTAAGGCTGTGTTTAGTTCCGGCGGATCGGGAGTTTTCCCACCAGGAATTCCAGTAGGAACCATCATCGAAGAAGGACCAAGGAATGGATCCTTTAAAACTGCCATCTTACGTCCGTTTGTTGAGTTTGATAAACTTTTACATGTGATTGTTTTGAAAAAACAACCTGAAAAATGGAGAGAAGAGTGGCCGGCAGAAAAAACAATTCAAATCGACGGTCCTTATTTCGGTGAAATCGATTTTCCAAAAGAAAAAGATTATAATAAAAAAGGAAAAGAACCTGAAAAAAGACAAGGTAACTTTCCTTCTACTTTCGGAACTCCCCAATACACAAAACCATCTGTGAATACAACTGTACCTGATTCAACTCCTTCTACCCCATCTGCTCCTTCCACGCAAGAAGGCCCTAAGGAGGTGGCACCATGA
- the mreD gene encoding rod shape-determining protein MreD encodes MILDKLFIIIGLLLSHFLNGSNVFELGNAIRPDFMVIFVVFFALRKGPLYGLWLGFFGGLLTDTALGGEIGGDNIVYYKIGLHSFSYAIIGYIVGKVMRSSYTENYISITIYILGFTLVSRLITYLLFLMFFHSNQSYSFLYVSLYNAFIGPALFFLFSWAFRLDADEVRQ; translated from the coding sequence ATGATTTTAGATAAACTATTTATCATCATAGGATTATTACTCTCCCACTTCCTCAACGGATCGAATGTGTTTGAATTAGGAAATGCCATTCGACCAGACTTTATGGTCATCTTCGTTGTCTTTTTTGCATTAAGGAAAGGACCATTGTATGGACTATGGTTAGGATTTTTTGGAGGGCTTCTCACCGATACGGCGCTAGGTGGTGAAATCGGAGGAGACAATATTGTTTATTACAAAATTGGACTCCATTCTTTTTCTTATGCCATCATTGGGTACATTGTTGGAAAAGTAATGAGAAGTTCCTATACAGAGAACTATATTTCGATTACGATTTATATTCTTGGATTTACCTTGGTTTCAAGACTCATTACATATCTTTTGTTTTTGATGTTCTTTCACTCGAACCAAAGTTATTCCTTTTTGTATGTTTCATTATACAATGCATTCATTGGACCAGCATTGTTCTTTTTATTTTCTTGGGCTTTCCGATTGGATGCGGACGAGGTTAGGCAATGA
- the mrdA gene encoding penicillin-binding protein 2, whose amino-acid sequence MSQSASEFRLETSFRKRLYFFTGMVVFTLTAYILQLFNLQIVQGSENSLKAERFVRRSESIPADRGNIFDRNFLTPETSQPLVSNSASLDVILNTSLLKNDPRKVKDFIYKFCEALSIPIVYYEKELQDSRMIKKIRSREPFVLLEGISREQQERILVLDNINKYVYLVSSPARVYHMGPALSHVTGYVGKPTTSDLQEKEIKTYQLIGKGGIESLYDTTLRGQDGFRIQKRNTEGNIEEERVIEHSVPGNNLILTIDRDMQIAAYRALKGVRGTVLAIKATTGEVLAMASNPSYDPNILSGKNKLDRSNHFTRVTNNGGFLNLAIQSRFPPASTFKTLVGLAAMESEHKINYDPKQTFSCPASFTLKSTFKGVPDQVFYNWDKKNHGELNLAQALEKSNSVYFYQLGYKLGAEPILAYSRLFGLDKKSGIDLPGEATGFIPSSDWKKRTYGNKWFDGDTVNLSIGQGFISVTPIEMALFYMAVVNNGKIYKPYVVSEIRSPLDNSLIQKTEPTILRDIPLKKSTVEALKEGLYLVGYSGTASGVLNSPTLPEIAGKTGTAQTRRRGASSSNHAWFIGYAPVNAPPEKQILVAAFVEYGVGGAASAAPAAREVFKAAFPPGSFPRTDRSRAKTMEEEAPVEQEAF is encoded by the coding sequence ATGAGCCAATCGGCATCTGAATTTAGGTTAGAAACAAGTTTCCGCAAACGGCTGTATTTTTTTACGGGGATGGTTGTGTTCACTCTCACAGCTTACATCCTTCAATTGTTTAATTTACAAATTGTCCAAGGAAGCGAAAACTCATTAAAAGCTGAACGTTTTGTTCGTAGAAGTGAGTCCATTCCCGCAGACCGTGGGAATATTTTTGATAGAAACTTTCTCACTCCCGAAACAAGCCAACCATTGGTTTCCAATTCTGCATCTCTAGACGTAATTCTTAACACAAGTTTACTCAAAAACGATCCTAGAAAAGTAAAAGATTTTATTTATAAATTCTGTGAAGCCCTTTCGATCCCCATTGTTTATTACGAAAAAGAACTCCAAGACTCACGGATGATCAAAAAAATTCGTTCACGCGAACCTTTTGTACTCTTAGAGGGAATTTCACGGGAACAACAAGAACGAATCCTTGTCCTCGACAACATAAACAAATATGTGTATTTGGTTTCTTCACCAGCACGTGTGTATCATATGGGTCCTGCACTTTCCCATGTGACAGGTTATGTGGGAAAACCAACAACCAGTGATTTACAAGAAAAAGAAATCAAAACCTACCAACTCATTGGAAAAGGTGGGATCGAATCCCTATACGATACAACCTTACGTGGTCAAGATGGATTCAGAATCCAAAAAAGAAACACAGAAGGAAATATTGAAGAAGAACGTGTCATCGAACATTCCGTTCCTGGTAACAACTTAATTTTAACAATTGATCGTGATATGCAAATTGCCGCCTATCGTGCGCTAAAAGGTGTTAGGGGAACGGTTCTTGCCATCAAAGCCACCACAGGTGAAGTGTTGGCAATGGCATCCAATCCATCGTATGATCCCAATATCCTTTCCGGAAAAAATAAATTGGATCGTTCCAACCATTTCACTCGTGTGACGAACAATGGTGGTTTTTTAAATTTAGCCATTCAATCTAGGTTCCCACCGGCCTCCACTTTCAAAACGTTAGTGGGTCTTGCGGCTATGGAAAGTGAACATAAAATCAATTATGATCCAAAACAAACATTTTCCTGCCCCGCAAGTTTTACTCTTAAGTCAACCTTCAAAGGTGTTCCTGACCAAGTGTTTTACAACTGGGATAAAAAGAATCACGGCGAACTCAATTTAGCACAAGCATTAGAAAAATCTAACTCAGTATACTTTTACCAGTTGGGTTATAAATTAGGGGCAGAACCGATTCTCGCCTATTCACGGTTATTTGGTCTAGATAAAAAATCAGGTATTGACCTTCCAGGAGAAGCCACAGGATTTATTCCAAGTTCTGATTGGAAAAAAAGAACTTATGGAAACAAGTGGTTCGATGGAGATACGGTCAACCTCTCTATTGGGCAGGGATTTATTTCTGTAACTCCGATTGAGATGGCACTTTTTTATATGGCTGTTGTTAACAACGGAAAGATCTATAAACCTTATGTTGTTTCAGAGATTAGAAGCCCTCTCGATAATTCTCTCATCCAAAAAACGGAACCAACCATACTCAGAGACATTCCTCTCAAAAAATCCACAGTGGAAGCACTGAAAGAAGGATTGTATTTGGTTGGTTATTCGGGTACTGCATCTGGGGTTCTCAACTCACCAACACTTCCAGAAATTGCAGGGAAAACGGGAACGGCCCAAACAAGAAGAAGAGGAGCTTCCTCATCTAACCATGCTTGGTTCATTGGATATGCTCCAGTGAATGCACCACCCGAAAAACAAATATTAGTTGCTGCCTTCGTAGAATATGGTGTGGGTGGGGCGGCCTCTGCGGCTCCAGCAGCTCGTGAAGTATTCAAAGCGGCTTTCCCACCAGGTTCTTTCCCAAGAACAGATAGGTCCCGTGCCAAAACAATGGAAGAAGAAGCACCGGTAGAACAAGAGGCATTTTAA
- the rodA gene encoding rod shape-determining protein RodA — translation MADRNTEKLDFFLIFSVVLVAMAGVLTLYTQEANTADGLGRWYKQFTFVFVGLISMWFMSRINYQLIGSYALFIYIFSIVLLVLTLIPGIGYLPSGRGARSWLKLGPITLQASEFSKLATVILLGQYLVLKEKEMHKITVLIIPFIICLVPMLFIILQPDFGTAVSFLPMLFTMLYLGGADILHVGSLLTFGGISLMVPMYLAYSQLTLIQPLIDLLRKDNKVELVSIVNQLQGKIWLILDGKKVSGLTLPGIENPKNLQMIREAAEIVKDEYASVGYKILSNEAFMFGLGGTLALISLVMIFIRIARGSKHLRNYYITIGILGLSILSAIAVHKSIPFRENQVIRLTAFLNPDQFKQGAGYQLRASKPAVGSGKVFGKGLFHGEMTEGRVPHVPESGTDFIFASWAEQTGFFGSVLLLFFLMSIPLRGLQISFESKDRFGSLLAAGIVAMIFFHIAINVGIVIGLLPVTGVPLTFMSYGGSHLVMAMTAVGIILSIKKRKFAN, via the coding sequence ATGGCAGATCGTAATACAGAAAAACTAGATTTTTTTCTTATCTTCTCAGTTGTCCTTGTGGCAATGGCAGGAGTTCTTACCCTATACACTCAAGAAGCAAACACTGCGGATGGTCTTGGACGCTGGTACAAACAGTTTACCTTTGTGTTTGTGGGACTCATCTCCATGTGGTTTATGTCGAGGATCAATTACCAGTTGATTGGTTCTTATGCACTTTTTATCTATATCTTCTCCATTGTATTACTTGTACTCACACTGATTCCTGGAATTGGATACCTTCCTTCTGGTCGCGGTGCTCGTTCTTGGTTAAAACTAGGACCCATCACTCTCCAGGCATCCGAGTTTTCTAAACTAGCAACCGTAATCCTTCTTGGTCAATATTTGGTTTTAAAAGAAAAAGAAATGCACAAAATCACGGTGCTCATCATTCCATTTATCATTTGTTTGGTGCCGATGCTTTTTATCATTTTACAGCCAGACTTTGGAACAGCAGTTTCATTTTTACCAATGTTATTTACAATGTTATACTTGGGTGGGGCCGACATTTTACACGTTGGGTCTCTCCTTACCTTTGGTGGAATTTCACTAATGGTTCCCATGTACCTTGCTTACTCACAACTAACGCTCATCCAACCACTCATTGATTTACTTCGTAAAGATAACAAAGTGGAACTTGTCTCCATCGTAAACCAACTCCAAGGTAAAATTTGGTTAATTTTAGATGGGAAAAAAGTATCTGGACTCACGTTGCCTGGAATTGAGAACCCAAAAAATTTACAGATGATCCGGGAAGCCGCAGAAATTGTCAAAGATGAATATGCGAGTGTCGGATATAAGATTTTATCAAACGAAGCATTTATGTTTGGCCTGGGTGGAACACTGGCTCTCATCAGTTTGGTGATGATTTTTATCAGGATTGCTCGTGGTTCCAAACACTTAAGAAACTACTACATCACCATTGGAATTTTAGGACTTTCCATCCTATCTGCTATTGCCGTTCACAAATCCATTCCTTTCCGAGAAAACCAAGTCATCCGTCTTACTGCCTTTCTCAATCCTGACCAGTTCAAACAAGGTGCGGGTTACCAACTCCGAGCCTCCAAACCCGCCGTTGGCTCAGGAAAGGTTTTTGGAAAAGGTTTATTTCATGGAGAGATGACCGAAGGGCGCGTTCCCCATGTTCCTGAATCGGGAACAGATTTTATCTTTGCATCTTGGGCAGAACAAACTGGTTTTTTTGGAAGTGTTCTTCTTTTATTTTTCCTTATGTCCATCCCACTCAGAGGACTCCAAATTAGTTTTGAAAGTAAAGACAGGTTCGGATCCCTTCTTGCCGCCGGGATTGTGGCCATGATCTTTTTTCATATTGCCATTAACGTTGGAATTGTGATTGGACTTCTCCCAGTAACAGGTGTTCCACTAACATTTATGAGTTACGGTGGATCGCATTTGGTGATGGCAATGACGGCCGTTGGAATTATTTTATCCATTAAAAAACGTAAGTTTGCAAACTAA
- a CDS encoding bifunctional riboflavin kinase/FAD synthetase, translating to MKIIRSLESIQNEFQNGSSLTLGNFDGIHVGHQTLLLRTVEKAKDLGLPSVVVTYFPNPSVVLGKKPNFKYLSSESEKEELIRGFGIDYLVVLDFTLELSKMSAEVFLEKIMIQTLNAKHIVIGYNHFFGAERRGDFTLLDSNKTKYGYAVELKEAVLKKESKISSSLIRGFLEKGEMEEAKILLGRNYHITGVVFEGAKRGRTIGFPTANIKVPEDKLLPAIGVYACFAKFDGHDHKGMVNIGHNPTFDGLGLHVEVNVFDFDGNLYGKEVELEIVHKIRDEKKFGGLEELKNQLTKDKEDSIRILDFN from the coding sequence TTGAAAATTATTCGCTCTTTAGAATCGATCCAAAACGAGTTTCAAAACGGCTCTTCCCTGACACTCGGCAACTTTGATGGAATCCATGTGGGCCACCAGACATTACTTTTGCGAACTGTGGAGAAAGCAAAGGACTTAGGCCTACCTTCTGTGGTGGTTACTTACTTTCCCAATCCTTCTGTGGTTCTTGGGAAAAAACCAAATTTCAAATATCTCTCTTCCGAATCAGAAAAAGAAGAACTCATCCGTGGGTTTGGAATCGACTATTTGGTTGTTTTGGATTTCACTTTGGAACTTTCAAAAATGTCTGCAGAAGTTTTTTTGGAAAAGATCATGATCCAAACTTTGAATGCAAAACATATCGTGATTGGTTATAATCATTTTTTTGGAGCAGAACGCCGTGGTGATTTTACACTTCTCGATTCAAATAAAACTAAATACGGTTATGCGGTCGAATTAAAGGAAGCGGTTCTAAAAAAGGAAAGTAAAATTTCATCTTCGCTGATCCGAGGGTTTTTGGAAAAAGGGGAAATGGAAGAGGCAAAAATTCTTCTCGGAAGAAATTATCACATAACAGGTGTGGTGTTTGAAGGTGCCAAACGAGGAAGGACAATTGGATTTCCCACAGCCAATATCAAAGTTCCGGAAGATAAGTTGTTACCTGCCATCGGCGTTTATGCTTGTTTTGCTAAGTTTGATGGCCATGACCACAAAGGTATGGTCAACATTGGCCACAATCCCACTTTCGATGGGTTAGGTCTTCATGTGGAAGTGAATGTTTTCGATTTTGACGGCAATTTGTACGGAAAAGAAGTAGAATTAGAAATTGTTCATAAAATTAGAGATGAAAAAAAGTTTGGCGGTTTGGAAGAATTAAAAAACCAACTAACAAAAGATAAAGAAGATAGTATTCGTATCTTAGATTTTAACTAA
- a CDS encoding LIC10729 family protein, producing MKLRILLLTAIFLSTLVSLFAKDFQIPKQEFGLEEGLLPEDISTYPELKTWAIYQSYELEPDAPYLGLQDYICRMVPETGLQFLLEKTIQSKSTVYLYLDITRYRPLKGSKFKPKKLNILVNGRPKLSIYADKNQSFVNPVEIPLEPSEYPEGKIYVDLVPSHNSLGRFWGVWDAFVLENRLDAKD from the coding sequence TTGAAACTACGAATCCTTCTCCTTACGGCAATCTTTTTATCAACCTTGGTTTCGTTGTTCGCAAAAGACTTCCAAATTCCCAAACAAGAATTTGGTTTGGAAGAGGGTTTACTCCCAGAAGACATTTCCACCTACCCCGAACTCAAAACATGGGCCATTTACCAATCCTATGAATTGGAACCAGATGCGCCCTACTTAGGACTCCAGGATTATATTTGCCGGATGGTACCAGAAACTGGCCTCCAGTTCCTTCTAGAAAAAACGATCCAATCCAAATCTACGGTTTATCTTTATTTGGACATAACTCGTTACAGACCTTTAAAAGGTTCCAAATTCAAACCCAAAAAATTAAACATTCTTGTGAATGGAAGGCCCAAACTTTCCATCTATGCGGACAAAAACCAAAGTTTTGTGAACCCTGTGGAAATTCCCCTCGAACCATCCGAATATCCAGAGGGAAAGATTTATGTCGACCTTGTGCCCAGTCACAATTCCTTGGGACGGTTTTGGGGAGTTTGGGATGCGTTTGTTTTGGAAAACCGATTGGATGCGAAAGACTAA
- a CDS encoding STAS domain-containing protein, with protein MEINLKKNADAYVISISGSLDIYTSLDFKNFLETNVPSQPTENLHVIINLEKLNYIDSSGIGMLIKQLNYVQELKGKFSIANMKPAIEKVFKVAGLTSYFQTIGEDEYREKYAV; from the coding sequence ATGGAAATAAATCTAAAAAAAAATGCCGACGCTTATGTGATCAGCATTTCTGGAAGTTTGGACATTTACACTTCCCTGGATTTTAAAAACTTCCTGGAAACCAATGTTCCGAGCCAACCCACTGAAAATCTGCACGTAATCATCAATTTAGAGAAACTCAATTACATTGACTCTTCTGGAATTGGAATGCTCATCAAACAGCTGAATTATGTCCAAGAACTCAAAGGAAAGTTCTCCATTGCCAATATGAAACCGGCCATTGAGAAGGTTTTTAAAGTGGCTGGCCTTACCAGTTACTTCCAAACCATTGGTGAAGACGAATACCGCGAAAAATATGCCGTTTAG
- a CDS encoding LIC_12936 family protein, which yields MRISFVLILSFLLTVGLFAADEKNEPVSQADSQKLNQDGSIALIPYNAKQQQKIERIGKEVDDYHAMINEKVKFLSFEKKIKDSRYGQVTNAREIHLPFEPRYVMHSRFVMKLKGGGGAEGGGFSLDELSFWSRKSLTEKGKDPVTTYRELKNNTSGGVKGLTLSVRTVTNADDNTLSFELEKIQSPWERLRLATAYRDRLREVARTIDRYIQAKGGLETRMVSESVMEISVSGDFQEP from the coding sequence ATGCGTATCTCGTTTGTCCTAATTTTATCCTTCCTACTCACCGTTGGCCTTTTTGCTGCGGATGAAAAAAATGAACCTGTTAGCCAAGCAGATTCCCAAAAGTTAAATCAGGATGGTAGTATTGCTCTCATTCCTTATAATGCGAAGCAACAACAGAAGATTGAACGAATTGGTAAAGAAGTGGATGATTACCATGCCATGATCAATGAAAAGGTAAAGTTCCTGAGTTTCGAAAAGAAAATCAAGGACAGCCGATATGGCCAAGTCACAAACGCAAGGGAAATCCACCTTCCATTTGAACCTCGTTATGTCATGCATAGTCGCTTTGTCATGAAATTGAAAGGTGGTGGTGGAGCCGAAGGTGGTGGATTCTCTTTAGATGAATTGTCCTTTTGGTCAAGAAAATCGCTCACCGAAAAAGGCAAAGACCCAGTCACAACTTATCGTGAATTAAAAAATAACACAAGCGGTGGAGTGAAAGGACTAACACTTTCAGTTCGCACTGTAACAAACGCAGATGACAATACTCTAAGCTTTGAGTTAGAAAAAATCCAAAGCCCTTGGGAAAGATTACGTTTAGCAACAGCCTATCGTGATAGGCTCCGTGAAGTAGCAAGAACCATTGACAGATACATCCAAGCAAAAGGTGGTTTGGAAACCAGAATGGTTTCTGAATCCGTTATGGAAATTTCTGTCAGTGGGGATTTCCAAGAACCATAG
- a CDS encoding DnaJ domain-containing protein, which translates to MSFSIPPQSSNLYEVLEIPFGATTEEIKTSFRHLVKQFHPDNPFTGSYSKFQSIYFAYQTLTGDGRKRYDEEFKKNYAREFLKRKLEEHPVVLPVSRVRFTTGILELAKRGLMRKGFRNKDRRKVTGIDYDLIIDLKESEIIRPVIAVIPLTVRIVCRDCMGGDPHCPACNGRGSYKGYRNLKVEFPKSALVNGRVFEFDLSKFRPDSFTHFKKKFLRVKLLVHKNIPLRAKSTV; encoded by the coding sequence ATGAGTTTTTCCATACCACCACAATCTTCCAACCTTTACGAAGTCCTAGAAATTCCCTTTGGTGCCACGACGGAAGAGATTAAAACCTCTTTCCGTCATCTAGTAAAACAATTTCATCCCGACAATCCCTTCACAGGCTCCTATTCTAAATTTCAAAGTATCTATTTTGCCTACCAAACACTAACAGGTGATGGTCGGAAACGTTATGATGAAGAATTTAAAAAAAACTACGCTCGCGAATTCTTAAAACGCAAACTAGAAGAACATCCTGTTGTACTCCCTGTCTCTCGTGTTCGGTTCACAACAGGGATATTGGAGCTCGCCAAACGTGGATTAATGAGGAAGGGTTTTCGCAACAAAGATAGACGTAAGGTCACGGGAATCGATTATGATTTGATTATAGACTTAAAAGAATCGGAAATCATTCGTCCTGTGATTGCCGTCATCCCACTGACTGTCAGAATTGTTTGTAGGGATTGTATGGGTGGCGACCCCCATTGCCCCGCATGTAATGGACGGGGTAGTTACAAAGGTTACAGAAATCTAAAGGTAGAATTTCCAAAATCGGCCCTTGTAAATGGCAGGGTATTTGAATTTGATCTTTCCAAATTCCGACCAGATTCCTTTACCCATTTTAAGAAAAAATTCCTACGTGTGAAACTCTTAGTACATAAAAATATCCCTTTACGAGCAAAGAGTACTGTCTAA
- a CDS encoding type I phosphomannose isomerase catalytic subunit, with product MEKIPKVLFVTPLYKEKIWGGRKLETSLGRKIPEGSIGESWEVSVYGSDVSPIKNIEFQNIPLTDLIRKAPESVLGKPFTKSGLPLLVKVIDAKEKLSVQVHPDDDYALKYDPKSNGKKECWYVLSAEPGAELVVGFDTNTSKEEYETLVKQNLGENVLRKWKVKPGDVFLLNPGTIHAIGGGVLLLEVQQSSDSTYRVYDYGRLGDDGNPRELHLEKALAVLNFQKSDGSEKQTKQLITYHPFPRYLFTSNDKFRLESWEFNQAQNFTFSKLGDPVTFGIFYTVSGSIYFPEFQKLVGPNETFMITAAGFTETISAFAETGTKLAFMSAGSDSVKYQ from the coding sequence ATGGAAAAGATTCCCAAGGTTCTATTTGTAACCCCCCTATATAAAGAAAAAATCTGGGGAGGAAGAAAACTCGAAACATCTCTCGGCCGTAAAATTCCTGAAGGATCCATTGGGGAATCTTGGGAAGTTTCTGTTTATGGATCAGACGTTTCCCCTATCAAAAATATAGAGTTTCAAAATATTCCACTAACAGACCTTATCCGAAAAGCACCAGAATCTGTCCTTGGAAAACCATTTACAAAATCGGGATTACCTCTACTTGTCAAAGTCATTGATGCCAAAGAAAAACTTTCCGTCCAAGTCCATCCCGATGACGATTACGCACTCAAATATGACCCCAAATCTAATGGGAAAAAAGAATGTTGGTATGTTTTATCTGCTGAACCTGGAGCCGAACTTGTAGTCGGTTTTGATACCAATACGAGTAAAGAAGAGTATGAAACCCTAGTGAAACAGAATTTAGGCGAAAATGTTCTCAGGAAATGGAAAGTAAAACCAGGTGATGTATTCCTTTTAAACCCGGGAACCATCCATGCCATCGGTGGTGGCGTTTTACTTTTAGAAGTGCAACAATCTTCTGATTCTACTTACAGAGTTTACGATTATGGACGATTGGGTGATGATGGAAATCCAAGAGAACTTCATTTAGAAAAAGCACTCGCTGTTCTCAATTTTCAAAAATCTGACGGTTCTGAAAAACAAACAAAACAACTCATCACATACCATCCTTTTCCAAGATATCTTTTTACCTCTAATGACAAATTTAGATTGGAATCTTGGGAGTTCAACCAAGCCCAAAATTTCACCTTTTCAAAATTAGGTGATCCTGTGACTTTCGGAATTTTTTATACTGTCTCTGGATCAATTTATTTTCCTGAATTCCAAAAACTTGTAGGACCGAACGAAACGTTCATGATCACAGCCGCTGGGTTTACAGAAACCATCTCCGCCTTTGCGGAAACCGGTACGAAGCTAGCCTTTATGTCTGCCGGTTCCGATTCTGTAAAATATCAATAG
- a CDS encoding LIC_10421 family protein has translation MKKIISLLLVLASTSVFALSDLENLMIKEANSPESKQAARSYLNAMAKEKEASAKRHEKMAGNKGGKAISEAKFKEHCLALAKEFRTEAEEYKKAADDLK, from the coding sequence ATGAAAAAAATAATTTCCCTATTACTCGTGTTAGCATCTACTTCTGTATTTGCTTTGTCTGACTTGGAAAACCTGATGATTAAAGAGGCAAATTCTCCGGAAAGTAAACAAGCTGCACGTTCTTATCTCAATGCGATGGCAAAAGAGAAAGAAGCAAGTGCAAAGAGACACGAAAAAATGGCGGGCAACAAAGGTGGAAAAGCAATCAGTGAAGCAAAGTTTAAAGAACATTGCCTAGCACTTGCAAAAGAATTTCGTACAGAAGCAGAAGAATACAAAAAAGCTGCAGATGATTTGAAATAA